The Bicyclus anynana chromosome 4, ilBicAnyn1.1, whole genome shotgun sequence genome window below encodes:
- the LOC112057898 gene encoding uncharacterized protein LOC112057898: MKVLFAILLVGVCANALPQALFENEFSTREERIVTNQIKRAIEQLRRDIKAAGLDPLLIEKYEGSTSPVPILVTIAGKIENLEFTGLSNIAINDLDYSTLRNRLRFDISLPQLSLSIGNSEVRANVFGNRYNGRLSGNLGITQIRVSGEVRVNVGIISGVSIRSVDAKFRIQNIKSALAVLFQGEDYSDTVNALLNETVPQLLDTYKEEIDKYLSDLIKEVGNDALGRTIMIENEDMIL; encoded by the exons ATGAAGGTGTTATTCGCTATTTTGCTGGTGGGAGTTTGCGCCAATGCCTTGCCCCAGGCGttatttgaaaatgaattta GTACCAGAGAAGAGCGCATTGTTACCAATCAAATAAAAAGAGCAATTGAACAGTTGAGGCGAGACATCAAGGCTGCTGGACTCGATCCTTTGCTGATCGAAAAATACGAAGGATCTACTTCTCCTGTACCAAT TCTTGTCACAATTGCTGGTAAGATTGAAAACCTGGAGTTCACCGGCCTCAGCAACATCGCCATTAACGACTTGGATTACAGTACCCTCCGCAACAGACTTCGATTTGACATCTCTCTCCCTCAACTCAGTCTGTCTATTG gAAATTCTGAAGTCAGGGCTAACGTTTTTGGAAATCGTTACAATGGTCGATTGAGCGGCAA TTTGGGAATCACTCAAATCCGTGTGTCGGGCGAGGTACGCGTCAACGTGGGAATCATCTCCGGTGTCAGTATTCGCAGTGTTGATGCGAAGTTCAGAATACAAAACATTAAG TCTGCGTTAGCTGTTCTTTTCCAAGGTGAAGATTACTCTGACACCGTGAATGCGCTACTTAATGAGACGGTCCCACAACTCCTTGATACTTACaaa GAAGAAATAGACAAGTACCTGTCAGATTTAATCAAGGAAGTCGGTAACGACGCTCTGGGCAGAACGATCATGATCGAAAATGAAGACATGATTCTGTAA